In Lates calcarifer isolate ASB-BC8 linkage group LG4, TLL_Latcal_v3, whole genome shotgun sequence, a genomic segment contains:
- the cbln12 gene encoding cerebellin 12 isoform X2, producing MASLEEELTCSVCRDIFSQAHPLPCGHSFCPACIREAWSSQGEGKVRFTCPQCQEEHGEVLCDCCPPEAEEGQPPLAIKTCLRCEVSLCAKHLQPHLERPAFSTHLLVDPLGDLSQRRCPTHTEIFRYYCADERVYVCGDCLLEGGHVQHKVKALRQVEDDLKVILQTLLRKAEEKLKDGDRILKEYENIDSTMADSLKKDNTQVERLGSDLQVQVTKLVVALRELTRRERQQVIDRVHEDCSKVRDNVSQTLSIQHYLASLLAETDPFLLIWVTSRPEQPTFHP from the exons ATGGCTTCCCTGGAGGAAGAgctgacctgctctgtgtgcCGGGACATCTTCAGCCAAGCCCACCCCCTGCCCTGTGGTCACAGCTTCTGCCCCGCCTGCATTCGTGAGGCCTGGAGCAGCCAGGGTGAGGGTAAGGTTCGTTTTACCTGTCCCCAGTGCCAGGAGGAACATGGTGAAGTATTGTGTGACTGCTGTCCCCCCGAGGCAGAGGAAGGGCAGCCACCATTGGCCATCAAGACCTGCCTGAGGTGTGAGGTGTCGCTGTGTGCCAAACACCTCCAGCCCCATCTGGAAAGGCCAGCATTTAGCACCCATTTGTTGGTGGATCCTCTGGGGGACCTCTCCCAGCGAAGgtgtccaacacacacagagatattCCGCTACTACTGTGCTGATGagagggtgtatgtgtgtggtgacTGTCTGTTGGAGGGAGGCCATGTTCAGCACAAAGTGAAAGCGCTGAGACAAGTGGAAGATGATCTGAAG GTCATTCTCCAGACGCTGCTCaggaaagcagaggagaagtTGAAAGATGGAGACCGAATCCTCAAAGAGTATGAGAATATTGATTCCACTATGGCT GACTCTCTAAAAAAGGACAACACCCAGGTGGAGCGGCTGGGTTCAGACCTGCAGGTTCAGGTGACAAAACTGGTGGTGGCCCTGAGGGAGCTcaccaggagagagagacagcaggtcATTGATCGTGTCCATGAGGACTGCTCCAAGGTGAGGGACAACGTGAGCCAGACGCTGAGCATCCAGCACTACCTTGCCTCACTGCTGGCAGAAACCGATCCCTTTCTGCTTATCTGG GTTACTAGCCGACCTGAACAGCCCACTTTTCATCCCTGA
- the cbln12 gene encoding cerebellin 12 isoform X1, whose translation MASLEEELTCSVCRDIFSQAHPLPCGHSFCPACIREAWSSQGEGKVRFTCPQCQEEHGEVLCDCCPPEAEEGQPPLAIKTCLRCEVSLCAKHLQPHLERPAFSTHLLVDPLGDLSQRRCPTHTEIFRYYCADERVYVCGDCLLEGGHVQHKVKALRQVEDDLKVILQTLLRKAEEKLKDGDRILKEYENIDSTMADSLKKDNTQVERLGSDLQVQVTKLVVALRELTRRERQQVIDRVHEDCSKVRDNVSQTLSIQHYLASLLAETDPFLLIWAFQSDDTKLLADLNSPLFIPDAISLDRKHILEDIESKYREFITVTLRCLSELKRELLTSPLTLDTNTAHPLLSISDDLRSVMRVKSRLPCAAHPERFDHWPQVLTAQTFSSGTHYWELEAEGFWDIGVCYRSIGRKGKDGNAFGNNKVSWSLTQQHDRKLAAWHNRRKTRLTYQMTSNRVAVAVDYSAGTITFSEVGLSGNLTHLHTFSTMFTQPLCLGFGLYKAELNSSISIVKV comes from the exons ATGGCTTCCCTGGAGGAAGAgctgacctgctctgtgtgcCGGGACATCTTCAGCCAAGCCCACCCCCTGCCCTGTGGTCACAGCTTCTGCCCCGCCTGCATTCGTGAGGCCTGGAGCAGCCAGGGTGAGGGTAAGGTTCGTTTTACCTGTCCCCAGTGCCAGGAGGAACATGGTGAAGTATTGTGTGACTGCTGTCCCCCCGAGGCAGAGGAAGGGCAGCCACCATTGGCCATCAAGACCTGCCTGAGGTGTGAGGTGTCGCTGTGTGCCAAACACCTCCAGCCCCATCTGGAAAGGCCAGCATTTAGCACCCATTTGTTGGTGGATCCTCTGGGGGACCTCTCCCAGCGAAGgtgtccaacacacacagagatattCCGCTACTACTGTGCTGATGagagggtgtatgtgtgtggtgacTGTCTGTTGGAGGGAGGCCATGTTCAGCACAAAGTGAAAGCGCTGAGACAAGTGGAAGATGATCTGAAG GTCATTCTCCAGACGCTGCTCaggaaagcagaggagaagtTGAAAGATGGAGACCGAATCCTCAAAGAGTATGAGAATATTGATTCCACTATGGCT GACTCTCTAAAAAAGGACAACACCCAGGTGGAGCGGCTGGGTTCAGACCTGCAGGTTCAGGTGACAAAACTGGTGGTGGCCCTGAGGGAGCTcaccaggagagagagacagcaggtcATTGATCGTGTCCATGAGGACTGCTCCAAGGTGAGGGACAACGTGAGCCAGACGCTGAGCATCCAGCACTACCTTGCCTCACTGCTGGCAGAAACCGATCCCTTTCTGCTTATCTGG GCCTTTCAATCAGATGACACAAA GTTACTAGCCGACCTGAACAGCCCACTTTTCATCCCTGATGCCATCAGCCTAGACAGGAAGCATATCCTGGAGGATATAGAGAGCAAGTATCGAGAATTCATCACAGTCACCCTCCGCTGCCTCAGCGAACTTAAGAGGGAGCTCT TAACCAGTCCTTTGACTctggacacaaacactgctCATCCTCTCTTGAGCATCTCTGATGACCTTCGCTCAGTGATGCGGGTTAAAAGCCGGCTGCCCTGCGCCGCTCACCCCGAACGTTTCGACCACTGGCCGCAGGTTCTCACTGCTCAGACCTTCTCCTCTGGGACTCATTACTGGGAGCTGGAGGCTGAGGGATTCTGGGATATTGGTGTCTGCTATAGAAGCATTGGGCGGAAGGGGAAAGATGGCAACGCCTTTGGGAACAACAAG GTATCATGGAGCTTGACACAGCAGCATGACAGGAAGCTGGCTGCCTGGCACAACCGCAGAAAGACTCGCCTAACATACCAAATGACTAGCAACCGTGTTGCTGTAGCTGTGGACTACAGCGCAGGCACCATCACCTTCTCTGAGGTGGGACTGTCTGGCAATCTGACCCACCTCCACACTTTCTCCACCATGTTCACTCAGCCACTGTGCTTGGGCTTTGGACTCTACAAAGCAGAACTCAACAGCAGCATTTCTATTGTCAAAGTCTGA